A single genomic interval of Lathyrus oleraceus cultivar Zhongwan6 chromosome 7, CAAS_Psat_ZW6_1.0, whole genome shotgun sequence harbors:
- the LOC127101263 gene encoding uncharacterized protein LOC127101263 codes for MSTTLPSLLSPNFSFKFKPSLSFPRQQFPTTTNFQPSKPQFTRNLIGFSPKPLRFTSLKHFAVNEDTSVVSGFDEARKSSTMPGRFRDHIKEAPDPPLKWPWFVAMAFLIYAWRAVLFELSNWKNAAFGIVRFIGYVFKYVFALVYQFIGNPITFTIRSIEDLIYGIQAFYSWIITSAPVPDLTVVIFLASIVLAIAETTVPNCISNQPYVLTVTGLIGYAAVRGVISEPLFWTLLIGIYGFSKFIKRRDDVSSAMPVAAVLAAVGEPWVRFVVIISYTALAIYQYSKMLLEGKDVEEIERQGKKLPVPLFLAALAIGLRVAAKWAGYRHLTWMIV; via the exons ATGTCCACCACACTCCCATCCCTCCTATCTCCCAACTTTTCCTTCAAATTCAAACCCTCCCTCTCCTTCCCACGCCAACAATTCCCAACCACCACTAATTTCCAACCTTCCAAGCCTCAATTCACGCGTAACCTTATTGGGTTTTCTCCTAAACCCCTCAGATTCACCTCGCTGAAGCATTTTGCCGTAAATGAGGATACAAGTGTTGTCTCTGGGTTTGATGAGGCTCGAAAGTCCAGCACTATGCCGGGACGGTTTAGGGATCACATTAAAGAAGCTCCGGATCCTCCTCTCAAGTGGCCGTGGTTTGTGG CTATGGCTTTTCTCATCTATGCATGGAGAGCTGTCCTTTTTGAACTGTCAAACTGGAAGAATGCTGCATTTGGAATAGTTCGATTCATTGGATATGTCttcaaatatgtttttgcttTAGTTTACCAATTCATAGGAAATCCAATCACTTTTACAATCAGATCCATTGAAGATTTGATTTACGGCATTCAGGCTTTTTACTCTTGGATAATTACTAGTGCCCCTGTACCAGACCTGACCGTTGTTATCTTTTTGGCCTCCATTGTTCTAGCTATTGCTGAAACTACTGTTCCTAATTGTATCAGCAACCAACCTTATGTTCTGACCGTAACTGGTCTCATTGGCTATGCTGCTGTTAGAGGCGTTATTTCTGAACCACTGTTCTGGACCCTTTTGATTGGGATCTATGGTTTTTCAAAATTTATCAAAAGGAGAGATGATGTTTCTTCTGCAATGCCTGTTGCAGCTGTACTTGCTGCCGTTGGAGAGCCTTGGGTTAGATTTGTGGTGATAATTTCATATACGGCCTTGGCTATTTATCAGTATTCAAAAATGCTCTTAGAAGGGAAAGACGTTGAAGAGATTGAACGACAGGGGAAGAAGCTTCCGGTTCCGCTTTTTCTTGCAGCTTTAGCAATTGGCTTACGCGTTGCTGCTAAGTGGGCCGGGTATCGGCACTTGACATGGATGATAGTATGA